In Oxyura jamaicensis isolate SHBP4307 breed ruddy duck chromosome 21, BPBGC_Ojam_1.0, whole genome shotgun sequence, a single genomic region encodes these proteins:
- the PRDM2 gene encoding PR domain zinc finger protein 2 isoform X5 → MWEVYYPNLGWMCVDATDPKKGNWLRYINWARSGKEQNLFPLEINRTIYYKSLKPIAPGEELLVWYNGEDDPEIAAAIEEERASARSRRHSPKARRGKKKTQEGKNKGKKATDTKQKKADLDSSADMRDSKEGHKEEDEKPSVSAVLSLEQTAVIQEMVNQDVLPKLIIPSPTSEPQMVTEDKQGEAINCGSDDLDDDEEEEEDEDEEEDEEEIEDTNMLKENAEMPLICEEKLDSMEEQKSTSEESPESSPKKLVVKIPKARGESNGDVQETFMFPCQHCERKFTTKQGLERHMHIHISTVNHAFKCRYCGKAFGTQINRRRHERRHEAGPKRKPFLTLTSSQHLDNVADNQVIVDDGLKDDLNVSSLVQETVVLDSEKASQEMSNSTFAEENKEPKELHPCKYCKKVFGTHTNMRRHQRRVHERHLIPKGVRRKGFYPEEPPLQTEQTPPVQSVYIASTEIEEEGEVDDVYIMDISSNISENLNYYIDGKIQSNSSTSNCDVIQMESNSADLYGLNCIISPVTVEISSNLKVTQTHVNEPPKEPSSSGSNESKKRRTASPPLVPKIKTETDPEPITPTSSLNLPLSISTESLPFHKEKSVYLSSKLKQLLQTQDNKKVTPSSEIPKLGPSVTSSPILPPVSSRFKRRTSSPPSSPQHSPVLRDFVKSGEGKTVWNDNLRSSKMPKLESHSNSPAWSLTGREERETMSPLCFEDYKLSKDWTAAPTFGNVCNQQPLDLSSGVKQRSDVKNKNQVPWESVLDLSVHKKPCSDAEIREYKENSIQPTCSGVKKKKPTTCMLQKVLLNEYNGMDAASDSAPSVNRSPSPSKSLESQPEPDTDPSLSASSSVDTQPLSSSVSPVPQTSAVPSMCQLPPLLTPTNPPSPAPCPPVLTVATSPPPLLPTMPLSIPDVSASATNTSSCPSPLSNTTTQSPLPVLSPTVSPSPSPVPSVEPLISAASPGPPTLSSSSSSSSSSSFSSSSSSSSPSPPPLSVVSSVVSSADNLENTLPIIKQEETENEQKAREDPHTSGESGVVQETFNKSFVCNVCESPFLSIKDLTKHLSVHAEEWPFKCEFCVQLFRDKTDLSEHRFLLHGVGNIFVCSVCKKEFAFLCNLQQHQRDLHPDKECTHHEFESGTLRPQNFTDPSKVNIEHMQNLSEDSLELSKEEDDEDLNDSSEELYTTIKIMASGVKSKDPDVRMGLNQHYPSFKPPPFQYHHRNPMGIGVTATNFTTHNIPQTFTTAIRCTKCGKSVDNMPELHKHILACASASDKKRYTPKKNPVPLKQTVQPKNGMVVIAGPGKNAFRRMGQPKRLNFNVEISKMSSNKLKISALKKKNQLVQKAILQKKKSAQQKADLKNNPSESDSHICPYCNREFTYIGSLNKHASYSCPKKPISPSSKKNSSKKSASSSLPASNEKGSNQRRRTADAEIKMQGMQPHLGKTRARTSGPAQIQLPSASFKSKQNVKFVPSMRSKKPNSSSSLRNSSPVRVSKMTHVDGKKTKVVAKNSSSGISSKATRKLHVRIQRNNKAVLSSKSAVASKKKADRFSVKSRERIGGPITRSLQQAANAEAAENKRDESSTKQELKDFSYRLRMASRCPSSSSHNTSTRQCKKSSCTASHFFKE, encoded by the exons gaaagaaaaagactcaGGAAGGtaaaaacaagggaaagaagGCAACAGATACGAAGCAGAAAAAGGCTGACTTGGATTCTTCTGCAGATATGAGGGATTCTAAAGAGG GTCATaaagaagaagatgaaaagccttctgtttctgctgtacTGTCTCTGGAACAAACAGCTGTAATTCAGGAAATGGTAAACCAAGATGTACTTCCAAAGCTGATAATCCCCAGTCCTACCAGTGAACCACAAATGGTGACTGAAGACAAACAAGGAGAAGCAATAAACTGTGGATCAGATGATTTAGATgatgatgaagaggaggaggaggatgaggatgaggaggaagatgaagaggagaTAGAAGATACCAATATGCTtaaggaaaatgctgaaatgcctTTGATATGTGAAGAAAAGTTAGATTCTATGGAAGAGCAAAAGAGTACATCAGAGGAATCTCCAGAAAGCTCTCCAAAGAAACTTGTTGTGAAAATTCCAAAAGCAAGAGGTGAATCAAATGGGGATGTTCAGGAAACGTTCATGTTTCCCTGTCAGCATTGTGAGAGGAAGTTTACAACAAAGCAAGGACTTGAACGCCACATGCACATTCATATATCTACTGTTAACCATGCTTTCAAGTGTCGGTATTGTGGGAAAGCCTTTGGTACTCAGATTAACAGACGAAGACATGAACGGCGCCACGAGGCAGGGCCGAAAAGGAAACCGTTCTTAACCCTAACATCATCGCAACACTTAGATAATGTTGCTGATAACCAAGTAATTGTGGACGACGGTCTTAAAGATGACTTGAACGTTTCCAGTCTTGTGCAAGAGACTGTAGTCTTGGATTCTGAGAAAGCCTCCCAAGAAATGTCAAACTCCACTTTTGCTGAGGAAAACAAGGAGCCCAAAGAATTGCATCCatgcaaatattgcaaaaagGTTTTTGGAACTCACACCAACATGCGGAGGCATCAACGTAGAGTTCATGAGCGTCACCTTATTCCCAAAGGTGTCAGAAGAAAAGGATTCTATCCTGAAGAGCCACCACTTCAAACTGAGCAGACCCCACCAGTCCAGAGTGTATATATAGCGAGTACAGAAATAGAAGAGGAAGGTGAAGTAGATGATGTCTATATTATGGATATTTCCAGCAATATCTCTGAAAACTTAAATTATTACATTGATGGTAAAATTCAGTCCAACAGCAGTACTAGCAATTGTGATGTGATTCAGATGGAGTCCAACTCTGCAGACTTGTATGGACTAAATTGTATAATCAGTCCAGTCACAGTGGAAATTTCCTCGAATTTAAAGGTTACACAAACGCATGTGAATGAACCTCCTAAAGAGCCCTCTAGCAGCGGGAGCAATGAATCCAAAAAGAGGAGAACTGCCAGCCCTCCTCttgtaccaaaaataaaaaccgAAACAGACCCAGAGCCTATAACTCCTACTAGTTCTTTAAATCTTCCTCTTAGCATTTCAACAGAGAGCTTGccttttcataaagaaaaaagcgTGTATTTGtcatcaaaattaaaacagcttCTTCAGACACAGGACAATAAGAAGGTAACTCCGTCAAGTGAAATCCCTAAACTAGGACCTTCTGTTACATCATCACCTATTTTGCCTCCAGTATCCAGTAGATTTAAAAGAAGGACCAGCTCTCCTCCTAGTTCTCCACAACATAGTCCAGTACTTCGAGACTTTGTCAAGTCAGGTGAGGGAAAAACTGTGTGGAATGATAATCTTCGAAGCTCAAAAATGCCAAAGTTAGAAAGCCACAGCAACTCACCTGCTTGGAGCTTGactggaagggaagaaagagagacTATGAGCCCTCTTTGCTTTGAAGACTATAAACTATCAAAAGACTGGACAGCAGCTCCAACTTTTGGCAATGTCTGCAACCAGCAGCCACTGGATTTGTCCAGTGGCGTAAAGCAACGGTCTGATGTCAAAAATAAGAATCAAGTTCCTTGGGAATCTGTATTAGATTTAAGCGTGCATAAGAAGCCTTGCAGTGATGCTGAAATTAGGGAATATAAAGAAAACTCCATACAGCCAACCTGTAGCGGTGTTAAAAAGAAGAAGCCAACTACTTGCATGTTACAGAAGGTTCTGCTGAACGAGTATAATGGAATGGATGCGGCCTCAGACAGCGCACCCAGTGTGAACAGAAGCCCGAGCCCAAGCAAATCTCTGGAGTCTCAACCAGAACCTGACACGGACCCCAGTCTATCTGCATCGTCTTCTGTTGACACTCAGCCCCTTAGTTCCTCTGTTTCCCCCGTGCCACAGACATCTGCTGTACCTTCCATGTGCCAGTTGCCACCTTTGTTAACACCCACCAATCCTCCTTCTCCAGCACCCTGCCCACCTGTGTTAACAGTTGCTACGTCGCCTCCTCCCCTTCTTCCAACGATGCCATTATCAATTCCAGATGTCTCTGCCAGTGCCACTAACACTTCTTCTTGTCCCTCACCACTTTCTAACACTACTACCCAGTCCCCTTTACCTGTTCTTTCACCTACTGTTTCTCCTTCTCCATCCCCTGTTCCTTCCGTTGAACCtcttatttctgctgcttcaccCGGTCCTCCtactctctcttcctcttcttcatcctcttcgtcctcctccttctcctcctcttcctcttcatcatctccatctcctcctcctctttcagtagtttcttctgttgtttcctCTGCTGATAATCTTGAAAATACTCTTCCAAtaataaaacaggaagaaactgaaaatgagcagaaagcaagagaagacCCTCATACTTCAGGTGAATCAGGAGTAGTGCAGGAAACATTCAATAAAAGCTTTGTGTGCAATGTCTGTGAAtcaccttttctttctattaaaGACCTAACTAAACATTTATCTGTTCATGCTGAAGAGTGGCCCTTCAAATGTGAATTCTGTGTACAGCTTTTTAGGGATAAAACAGACTTGTCAGAACATCGCTTTCTGCTTCATGGAGTGGGAAATATCTTTGTTTGCTCGGTCTGTAAAAAggaatttgcttttttgtgCAATTTGCAGCAGCATCAGCGAGATCTCCATCCAGACAAAGAGTGCACGCATCATGAGTTTGAAAGTGGGACTTTGAGACCCCAGAATTTTACTGACCCCAGTAAGGTCAACATAGAGCACATGCAGAACCTGTCGGAAGACTCTTTAGAACTTTCTAAAGAGGAAGATGACGAAGATCTAAATGATTCCTCTGAAGAACTTTATACTACTATAAAAATAATGGCTTCTGGGGTAAAATCTAAAGATCCAGATGTTCGCATGGGCCTCAATCAACACTACCCAAGCTTTAAACCACCTCCATTTCAGTATCACCATCGTAATCCTATGGGTATCGGAGTTACTGCAACAAACTTCACTACCCACAATATTCCACAGACTTTTACTACTGCCATCCGATGCACAAAATGTGGGAAAAGCGTTGATAACATGCCTGAGTTACACAAACACATACTGGCTTGTGCATCTGCGAGTGATAAAAAGAGATACACacctaaaaaaaatccagtaccGCTGAAACAGACAGTGCAGCCTAAGAATGGTATGGTTGTTATAGCTGGCCCTGGAAAGAATGCTTTCAGACGAATGGGTCAGCCTAAAAGACTGAATTTCAATGTTGAGATTAGCAAAATGTCCtcaaataaactaaaaataagtgcattgaaaaagaaaaaccagctTGTCCAGAAAGCTattctgcaaaaaaagaaatctgccCAGCAGAAGGCAGACTTGAAAAATAATCCATCCGAGTCAGACTCCCATATCTGCCCCTACTGTAATCGAGAGTTTACTTATATTGGAAGTTTGAACAAACACGCATCATATAGCTGTCCCAAGAAACCCATCTCCCCATCCTCTAAAAaaaattcatcaaaaaaaaGTGCAAGCTCTTCGTTACCTGCAAGCAATGAAAAAGGCAGCAACCAGCGTAGGCGAACAGCAGATGCCGAGATCAAAATGCAAGGTATGCAGCCTCACTTGGGCAAGACAAGAGCACGAACCTCAGGACCTGCTCAAATCCAGCTGCCCTCTGCGTCcttcaaatcaaaacaaaatgttaaatttgtACCTTCCATGCGATCTAAAAAGCCAAATTCATCTTCATCGCTGAGGAACTCTAGTCCTGTACGAGTGTCCAAAATGACTCATGTTGACGGGAAAAAAACTAAAGTGGTAGCTAAGAACAGTTCCTCTGGAATCTCAAGCAAAGCGACCCGGAAATTGCACGTCAGAATACAAAGGAATAATAAAGCTGTTTTGTCCAGTAAGTCTGCTGTGGCGAGTAAGAAAAAGGCAGACAGATTCTCTGTAAAATCTAGAGAGAGGATCGGAGGACCTATTACACGAAGCTTACAGCAGGCGGCAAAcgcagaggcagcagaaaacaaaagagatgaAAGCAGTACAAAGCAAGAATTAAAAGATTTCAG TTACAGACTCCGCATGGCCTCTAGAtgtccctcctcctcttctcatAACACCAGCACCAGGCAATGCAAGAAATCCAGCTGCACTGCATCCCACTTCTTCAAGGAATAG
- the PRDM2 gene encoding PR domain zinc finger protein 2 isoform X1 produces MNQNTTEPTVIVETLADVPEHVLRGLPEDVRLFPSAVDKTRLGVWATKSILKGKKFGPFVGDKKKRSQVKSNVYMWEVYYPNLGWMCVDATDPKKGNWLRYINWARSGKEQNLFPLEINRTIYYKSLKPIAPGEELLVWYNGEDDPEIAAAIEEERASARSRRHSPKARRGKKKTQEGKNKGKKATDTKQKKADLDSSADMRDSKEGHKEEDEKPSVSAVLSLEQTAVIQEMVNQDVLPKLIIPSPTSEPQMVTEDKQGEAINCGSDDLDDDEEEEEDEDEEEDEEEIEDTNMLKENAEMPLICEEKLDSMEEQKSTSEESPESSPKKLVVKIPKARGESNGDVQETFMFPCQHCERKFTTKQGLERHMHIHISTVNHAFKCRYCGKAFGTQINRRRHERRHEAGPKRKPFLTLTSSQHLDNVADNQVIVDDGLKDDLNVSSLVQETVVLDSEKASQEMSNSTFAEENKEPKELHPCKYCKKVFGTHTNMRRHQRRVHERHLIPKGVRRKGFYPEEPPLQTEQTPPVQSVYIASTEIEEEGEVDDVYIMDISSNISENLNYYIDGKIQSNSSTSNCDVIQMESNSADLYGLNCIISPVTVEISSNLKVTQTHVNEPPKEPSSSGSNESKKRRTASPPLVPKIKTETDPEPITPTSSLNLPLSISTESLPFHKEKSVYLSSKLKQLLQTQDNKKVTPSSEIPKLGPSVTSSPILPPVSSRFKRRTSSPPSSPQHSPVLRDFVKSGEGKTVWNDNLRSSKMPKLESHSNSPAWSLTGREERETMSPLCFEDYKLSKDWTAAPTFGNVCNQQPLDLSSGVKQRSDVKNKNQVPWESVLDLSVHKKPCSDAEIREYKENSIQPTCSGVKKKKPTTCMLQKVLLNEYNGMDAASDSAPSVNRSPSPSKSLESQPEPDTDPSLSASSSVDTQPLSSSVSPVPQTSAVPSMCQLPPLLTPTNPPSPAPCPPVLTVATSPPPLLPTMPLSIPDVSASATNTSSCPSPLSNTTTQSPLPVLSPTVSPSPSPVPSVEPLISAASPGPPTLSSSSSSSSSSSFSSSSSSSSPSPPPLSVVSSVVSSADNLENTLPIIKQEETENEQKAREDPHTSGESGVVQETFNKSFVCNVCESPFLSIKDLTKHLSVHAEEWPFKCEFCVQLFRDKTDLSEHRFLLHGVGNIFVCSVCKKEFAFLCNLQQHQRDLHPDKECTHHEFESGTLRPQNFTDPSKVNIEHMQNLSEDSLELSKEEDDEDLNDSSEELYTTIKIMASGVKSKDPDVRMGLNQHYPSFKPPPFQYHHRNPMGIGVTATNFTTHNIPQTFTTAIRCTKCGKSVDNMPELHKHILACASASDKKRYTPKKNPVPLKQTVQPKNGMVVIAGPGKNAFRRMGQPKRLNFNVEISKMSSNKLKISALKKKNQLVQKAILQKKKSAQQKADLKNNPSESDSHICPYCNREFTYIGSLNKHASYSCPKKPISPSSKKNSSKKSASSSLPASNEKGSNQRRRTADAEIKMQGMQPHLGKTRARTSGPAQIQLPSASFKSKQNVKFVPSMRSKKPNSSSSLRNSSPVRVSKMTHVDGKKTKVVAKNSSSGISSKATRKLHVRIQRNNKAVLSSKSAVASKKKADRFSVKSRERIGGPITRSLQQAANAEAAENKRDESSTKQELKDFSYRLRMASRCPSSSSHNTSTRQCKKSSCTASHFFKE; encoded by the exons gaaagaaaaagactcaGGAAGGtaaaaacaagggaaagaagGCAACAGATACGAAGCAGAAAAAGGCTGACTTGGATTCTTCTGCAGATATGAGGGATTCTAAAGAGG GTCATaaagaagaagatgaaaagccttctgtttctgctgtacTGTCTCTGGAACAAACAGCTGTAATTCAGGAAATGGTAAACCAAGATGTACTTCCAAAGCTGATAATCCCCAGTCCTACCAGTGAACCACAAATGGTGACTGAAGACAAACAAGGAGAAGCAATAAACTGTGGATCAGATGATTTAGATgatgatgaagaggaggaggaggatgaggatgaggaggaagatgaagaggagaTAGAAGATACCAATATGCTtaaggaaaatgctgaaatgcctTTGATATGTGAAGAAAAGTTAGATTCTATGGAAGAGCAAAAGAGTACATCAGAGGAATCTCCAGAAAGCTCTCCAAAGAAACTTGTTGTGAAAATTCCAAAAGCAAGAGGTGAATCAAATGGGGATGTTCAGGAAACGTTCATGTTTCCCTGTCAGCATTGTGAGAGGAAGTTTACAACAAAGCAAGGACTTGAACGCCACATGCACATTCATATATCTACTGTTAACCATGCTTTCAAGTGTCGGTATTGTGGGAAAGCCTTTGGTACTCAGATTAACAGACGAAGACATGAACGGCGCCACGAGGCAGGGCCGAAAAGGAAACCGTTCTTAACCCTAACATCATCGCAACACTTAGATAATGTTGCTGATAACCAAGTAATTGTGGACGACGGTCTTAAAGATGACTTGAACGTTTCCAGTCTTGTGCAAGAGACTGTAGTCTTGGATTCTGAGAAAGCCTCCCAAGAAATGTCAAACTCCACTTTTGCTGAGGAAAACAAGGAGCCCAAAGAATTGCATCCatgcaaatattgcaaaaagGTTTTTGGAACTCACACCAACATGCGGAGGCATCAACGTAGAGTTCATGAGCGTCACCTTATTCCCAAAGGTGTCAGAAGAAAAGGATTCTATCCTGAAGAGCCACCACTTCAAACTGAGCAGACCCCACCAGTCCAGAGTGTATATATAGCGAGTACAGAAATAGAAGAGGAAGGTGAAGTAGATGATGTCTATATTATGGATATTTCCAGCAATATCTCTGAAAACTTAAATTATTACATTGATGGTAAAATTCAGTCCAACAGCAGTACTAGCAATTGTGATGTGATTCAGATGGAGTCCAACTCTGCAGACTTGTATGGACTAAATTGTATAATCAGTCCAGTCACAGTGGAAATTTCCTCGAATTTAAAGGTTACACAAACGCATGTGAATGAACCTCCTAAAGAGCCCTCTAGCAGCGGGAGCAATGAATCCAAAAAGAGGAGAACTGCCAGCCCTCCTCttgtaccaaaaataaaaaccgAAACAGACCCAGAGCCTATAACTCCTACTAGTTCTTTAAATCTTCCTCTTAGCATTTCAACAGAGAGCTTGccttttcataaagaaaaaagcgTGTATTTGtcatcaaaattaaaacagcttCTTCAGACACAGGACAATAAGAAGGTAACTCCGTCAAGTGAAATCCCTAAACTAGGACCTTCTGTTACATCATCACCTATTTTGCCTCCAGTATCCAGTAGATTTAAAAGAAGGACCAGCTCTCCTCCTAGTTCTCCACAACATAGTCCAGTACTTCGAGACTTTGTCAAGTCAGGTGAGGGAAAAACTGTGTGGAATGATAATCTTCGAAGCTCAAAAATGCCAAAGTTAGAAAGCCACAGCAACTCACCTGCTTGGAGCTTGactggaagggaagaaagagagacTATGAGCCCTCTTTGCTTTGAAGACTATAAACTATCAAAAGACTGGACAGCAGCTCCAACTTTTGGCAATGTCTGCAACCAGCAGCCACTGGATTTGTCCAGTGGCGTAAAGCAACGGTCTGATGTCAAAAATAAGAATCAAGTTCCTTGGGAATCTGTATTAGATTTAAGCGTGCATAAGAAGCCTTGCAGTGATGCTGAAATTAGGGAATATAAAGAAAACTCCATACAGCCAACCTGTAGCGGTGTTAAAAAGAAGAAGCCAACTACTTGCATGTTACAGAAGGTTCTGCTGAACGAGTATAATGGAATGGATGCGGCCTCAGACAGCGCACCCAGTGTGAACAGAAGCCCGAGCCCAAGCAAATCTCTGGAGTCTCAACCAGAACCTGACACGGACCCCAGTCTATCTGCATCGTCTTCTGTTGACACTCAGCCCCTTAGTTCCTCTGTTTCCCCCGTGCCACAGACATCTGCTGTACCTTCCATGTGCCAGTTGCCACCTTTGTTAACACCCACCAATCCTCCTTCTCCAGCACCCTGCCCACCTGTGTTAACAGTTGCTACGTCGCCTCCTCCCCTTCTTCCAACGATGCCATTATCAATTCCAGATGTCTCTGCCAGTGCCACTAACACTTCTTCTTGTCCCTCACCACTTTCTAACACTACTACCCAGTCCCCTTTACCTGTTCTTTCACCTACTGTTTCTCCTTCTCCATCCCCTGTTCCTTCCGTTGAACCtcttatttctgctgcttcaccCGGTCCTCCtactctctcttcctcttcttcatcctcttcgtcctcctccttctcctcctcttcctcttcatcatctccatctcctcctcctctttcagtagtttcttctgttgtttcctCTGCTGATAATCTTGAAAATACTCTTCCAAtaataaaacaggaagaaactgaaaatgagcagaaagcaagagaagacCCTCATACTTCAGGTGAATCAGGAGTAGTGCAGGAAACATTCAATAAAAGCTTTGTGTGCAATGTCTGTGAAtcaccttttctttctattaaaGACCTAACTAAACATTTATCTGTTCATGCTGAAGAGTGGCCCTTCAAATGTGAATTCTGTGTACAGCTTTTTAGGGATAAAACAGACTTGTCAGAACATCGCTTTCTGCTTCATGGAGTGGGAAATATCTTTGTTTGCTCGGTCTGTAAAAAggaatttgcttttttgtgCAATTTGCAGCAGCATCAGCGAGATCTCCATCCAGACAAAGAGTGCACGCATCATGAGTTTGAAAGTGGGACTTTGAGACCCCAGAATTTTACTGACCCCAGTAAGGTCAACATAGAGCACATGCAGAACCTGTCGGAAGACTCTTTAGAACTTTCTAAAGAGGAAGATGACGAAGATCTAAATGATTCCTCTGAAGAACTTTATACTACTATAAAAATAATGGCTTCTGGGGTAAAATCTAAAGATCCAGATGTTCGCATGGGCCTCAATCAACACTACCCAAGCTTTAAACCACCTCCATTTCAGTATCACCATCGTAATCCTATGGGTATCGGAGTTACTGCAACAAACTTCACTACCCACAATATTCCACAGACTTTTACTACTGCCATCCGATGCACAAAATGTGGGAAAAGCGTTGATAACATGCCTGAGTTACACAAACACATACTGGCTTGTGCATCTGCGAGTGATAAAAAGAGATACACacctaaaaaaaatccagtaccGCTGAAACAGACAGTGCAGCCTAAGAATGGTATGGTTGTTATAGCTGGCCCTGGAAAGAATGCTTTCAGACGAATGGGTCAGCCTAAAAGACTGAATTTCAATGTTGAGATTAGCAAAATGTCCtcaaataaactaaaaataagtgcattgaaaaagaaaaaccagctTGTCCAGAAAGCTattctgcaaaaaaagaaatctgccCAGCAGAAGGCAGACTTGAAAAATAATCCATCCGAGTCAGACTCCCATATCTGCCCCTACTGTAATCGAGAGTTTACTTATATTGGAAGTTTGAACAAACACGCATCATATAGCTGTCCCAAGAAACCCATCTCCCCATCCTCTAAAAaaaattcatcaaaaaaaaGTGCAAGCTCTTCGTTACCTGCAAGCAATGAAAAAGGCAGCAACCAGCGTAGGCGAACAGCAGATGCCGAGATCAAAATGCAAGGTATGCAGCCTCACTTGGGCAAGACAAGAGCACGAACCTCAGGACCTGCTCAAATCCAGCTGCCCTCTGCGTCcttcaaatcaaaacaaaatgttaaatttgtACCTTCCATGCGATCTAAAAAGCCAAATTCATCTTCATCGCTGAGGAACTCTAGTCCTGTACGAGTGTCCAAAATGACTCATGTTGACGGGAAAAAAACTAAAGTGGTAGCTAAGAACAGTTCCTCTGGAATCTCAAGCAAAGCGACCCGGAAATTGCACGTCAGAATACAAAGGAATAATAAAGCTGTTTTGTCCAGTAAGTCTGCTGTGGCGAGTAAGAAAAAGGCAGACAGATTCTCTGTAAAATCTAGAGAGAGGATCGGAGGACCTATTACACGAAGCTTACAGCAGGCGGCAAAcgcagaggcagcagaaaacaaaagagatgaAAGCAGTACAAAGCAAGAATTAAAAGATTTCAG TTACAGACTCCGCATGGCCTCTAGAtgtccctcctcctcttctcatAACACCAGCACCAGGCAATGCAAGAAATCCAGCTGCACTGCATCCCACTTCTTCAAGGAATAG